One window of Aliarcobacter lanthieri genomic DNA carries:
- a CDS encoding PhoH family protein produces MKEKVYVLDTNIILQNLQNLYKISDNKSNHIVIPETVLLELEDKKKLDNELGYYSREFARLLAKMKIKEVDYKAGFKVVKLFNDDLNLNIIAKDKYDTQIEQFHISESNDKRIIEVANIAQEYFKGYQTIFLSLDVYARTFSLFKGIKTETLHDDKSTVPTFNFLKNIELDSSLFNSLDNKSILLIDEEYQMENFSYSFESGDGNTEYAIIANNKIDILKENDFKALTIKPVNIKQKLFSKAILSNMYDLLVIDAKAGSGKTLMSIVCAMRLIDLGLYDKIVYVRNSIESLDKGAEVGFLSGNEEKFRIYNMALYDTLEFIAKKHLKKSANRENKESINSKIDELKSKYIIETLWPGEARGRTLSGAIVIMDEWQNSSEKTTQLILSRLDESCMAIVIGSNRQIDNLYLNKYNNGLTSLLKQTSQVHSEIKMFAIELEKAVRGKFAQFTERIFEKRKD; encoded by the coding sequence ATGAAAGAAAAAGTATATGTCTTAGATACAAATATCATCTTACAAAACCTTCAAAACCTCTATAAAATATCAGACAATAAATCCAACCATATTGTTATTCCTGAAACAGTGCTTCTTGAATTAGAAGATAAAAAGAAGCTAGATAATGAATTGGGATATTATTCAAGAGAGTTTGCAAGATTATTAGCAAAGATGAAAATAAAAGAGGTCGATTATAAAGCTGGTTTTAAAGTTGTAAAACTTTTTAATGATGATTTAAATTTAAATATTATTGCAAAAGATAAATATGATACACAAATAGAACAATTTCATATTTCAGAATCAAATGATAAAAGAATTATTGAAGTTGCAAATATTGCTCAAGAGTATTTTAAAGGTTATCAAACTATTTTTTTATCTTTAGATGTTTATGCGAGAACATTTTCCCTATTTAAAGGAATAAAAACAGAAACTTTGCATGATGATAAATCAACAGTTCCAACATTTAATTTTTTAAAAAATATTGAGTTAGATTCATCACTATTTAATAGCCTAGACAATAAAAGTATCCTTTTAATTGATGAAGAATATCAAATGGAAAACTTTTCATATTCTTTTGAAAGCGGAGATGGAAATACTGAATATGCAATAATTGCAAATAATAAGATTGATATTTTAAAAGAAAATGATTTTAAAGCATTAACTATAAAACCAGTAAATATTAAACAAAAATTATTCTCAAAAGCCATATTATCAAATATGTATGATTTACTTGTAATTGATGCAAAAGCTGGAAGTGGAAAAACATTAATGTCCATAGTTTGTGCAATGAGATTAATTGATTTAGGATTATATGATAAAATAGTTTATGTTAGAAATTCTATAGAATCTTTAGACAAAGGTGCAGAAGTTGGCTTTTTATCTGGAAATGAAGAAAAATTCAGAATTTATAATATGGCTTTATATGATACTTTAGAATTTATTGCAAAAAAACATTTAAAAAAGAGTGCAAATAGAGAAAATAAAGAATCTATAAACTCAAAAATAGATGAATTAAAATCAAAATATATTATAGAAACTCTTTGGCCAGGAGAAGCAAGAGGAAGAACTTTAAGTGGAGCGATTGTAATTATGGATGAGTGGCAAAATAGTAGTGAAAAAACTACTCAACTCATATTATCAAGACTAGATGAAAGTTGTATGGCAATAGTAATTGGTTCAAATAGACAAATAGATAATTTATATTTAAATAAATATAATAATGGTCTAACATCTCTTTTAAAACAAACTTCCCAAGTTCATAGTGAAATAAAAATGTTTGCAATAGAGCTAGAAAAAGCTGTTCGTGGTAAATTTGCACAATTTACAGAGAGAATTTTTGAAAAAAGAAAGGATTAA
- a CDS encoding HD domain-containing protein, with product MFKNALLNSDKRTKNSFLLKAKKSILKIIKDEKLKINIEGLEYFDNKALYQFVITTKSNSQRAIYTILLQTVRIVALLHDIGHLPFSHQVEYALKKIYDKIKVKENQQSLLKKEIIFKENYEKITKDCKDVLHEAIGEKFLKLLFDYELDELVYKTQDKEYLKLIKILALNILEEKNDGIFDFGVLHRFVDSTVDADRLDYINRDMLASGYITGPNDHIRITKQAVLVEQNDKFYLSFFDMSLIDIEHMLEMRFNLYKKVIFNHGIAKTDSLLENVVQYLANKYFEDRNEDEKLSNSISMLWNFENKNRQIELDTISMLDENWLISLFKNRYFDIKNKTILNKEDKKYLFCFEEVLFGKRRFRSPWKNLNEFYKVLDFSTIERYKFRESFGYITKNRLNKLQEELENIIKKYENENLFFAYQIVSFNLGIAKDFYLYDGDELIDIDEISTLRKRLKYSMRNTVPFYIYSNQKVLSDNIKIDLKTMLFRIFEEKSLGE from the coding sequence TTGTTTAAGAATGCCCTTTTAAATTCTGATAAAAGAACAAAAAATAGTTTTTTATTAAAAGCAAAAAAAAGTATCTTAAAAATTATAAAAGATGAAAAACTAAAGATTAATATCGAAGGATTAGAATATTTTGACAATAAAGCTTTATATCAATTTGTTATTACTACTAAGTCAAACTCTCAAAGAGCTATATATACAATTTTACTACAAACAGTAAGAATAGTTGCATTACTCCATGATATTGGACATTTGCCTTTTTCTCATCAAGTAGAATATGCACTAAAGAAAATATATGACAAAATAAAAGTAAAAGAAAATCAGCAAAGCCTTTTAAAAAAAGAGATTATATTTAAAGAAAATTATGAAAAAATAACAAAAGACTGTAAAGATGTTTTACATGAAGCAATAGGAGAAAAGTTTTTAAAACTTTTATTTGATTATGAATTAGATGAGCTGGTTTATAAAACTCAAGATAAAGAATATTTAAAACTTATAAAAATTTTGGCTTTAAATATATTAGAAGAAAAAAATGATGGAATTTTTGATTTTGGAGTTTTACATAGATTTGTAGATAGTACAGTAGATGCTGATAGGCTAGATTATATAAATCGTGATATGCTAGCAAGTGGATATATAACTGGCCCAAATGATCATATAAGAATTACTAAACAAGCTGTTTTAGTAGAACAAAATGATAAATTTTATTTAAGTTTCTTTGATATGAGTTTAATAGATATTGAACATATGCTTGAAATGAGATTTAATCTTTATAAAAAAGTGATTTTTAACCATGGAATAGCAAAAACAGACTCTTTACTTGAAAATGTAGTTCAATATTTGGCTAATAAGTATTTTGAAGACAGGAATGAAGATGAAAAATTATCAAACTCTATATCTATGCTTTGGAATTTTGAGAATAAAAATAGGCAAATAGAACTTGATACAATATCTATGTTAGATGAAAACTGGTTAATATCATTATTTAAAAATAGATACTTTGATATAAAAAATAAAACTATTTTAAATAAAGAAGATAAAAAATATTTATTTTGTTTTGAAGAGGTTCTATTTGGGAAAAGAAGATTTAGAAGTCCTTGGAAAAATTTAAATGAATTTTATAAAGTTTTAGATTTTTCGACTATCGAAAGATATAAATTTAGAGAAAGTTTTGGATATATAACTAAAAATAGATTAAATAAACTGCAAGAAGAGTTAGAAAACATAATAAAAAAATATGAAAATGAAAATCTATTTTTTGCTTACCAAATAGTATCTTTTAATCTTGGGATAGCAAAAGATTTTTATTTATATGATGGTGATGAACTAATAGATATTGATGAAATTTCTACATTAAGAAAAAGATTAAAATATTCTATGAGAAATACAGTCCCATTTTATATATATTCGAATCAAAAAGTTTTATCAGACAATATAAAAATTGATTTAAAAACTATGTTATTTAGAATTTTTGAAGAAAAAAGTTTAGGTGAGTAG
- a CDS encoding sensor histidine kinase has translation MDNLNEHRLLRLIKLAPTFLVLLISSIIISFIYFDSKKTYEKDKKEIEIKFINDNKENIQTEVERVYTYIQYLQANTEAYLKKSIKDRVYEAYEISTNIYETYKDKKSKEEIFDLIKVSLDKIRFNEGRGYFFIDDEFGNKLLLPLDKANEGKNYISHSNEKEFTFIKRILETIKNKTERYDEYYWENPNTKQTARKIAFYKYFEPLNVIIGTGEYIEDFEKTVQKQALEYINMIRFKDGGYVFVMDHNGKLLSHPNISLMGKSYTDRYYLETSNEYNRFKNKDEGFYTFFQKDKLDKVRKKLSYLKNVYNWNWTIGAGFYEDEVVSSIEKLQEKNEQLYSSYIKKMSFILFILIFGLVSISLYLSRYLEKTLKEYKKELELKQSLLYQKTKMESMGEMIGNIAHQWRQPLSIIITSSSAMKIQKEMNILSDEMFFEFTSKINNSANHLSQTIDDFKDFFKPNRIKSKFFIKDSFNKAFDLISVQFNKQNINIIKNIDDIEIVSFENQLIQAFINILNNSRDELIKKEDDRYIFVDVKEIDGEIIISIKDNAGGIKIDHINRIFEPYFSTKTNLDGTGIGLYMTRDIVEKQLNGIIYAENINFEFEDKSFIGANFIIRLKV, from the coding sequence ATGGATAACTTAAATGAACATAGATTATTAAGGTTAATTAAATTAGCTCCAACATTTTTAGTTTTACTTATCTCTTCTATAATAATTTCGTTTATATACTTTGATAGTAAAAAGACTTATGAAAAAGATAAAAAAGAGATTGAAATAAAATTTATAAATGATAATAAAGAAAATATTCAAACAGAAGTTGAAAGAGTCTATACTTATATACAGTATCTACAAGCTAATACAGAAGCATATTTAAAAAAATCAATAAAAGATAGAGTTTATGAAGCTTACGAAATATCAACAAATATTTATGAAACATATAAAGATAAAAAAAGTAAGGAAGAAATTTTTGATTTAATAAAAGTTTCTCTTGATAAGATACGATTTAATGAAGGAAGAGGGTATTTTTTTATAGATGATGAGTTTGGGAATAAACTTTTATTACCATTAGATAAGGCAAATGAAGGAAAAAATTATATTAGCCATTCTAATGAGAAAGAGTTTACTTTTATAAAAAGAATATTAGAAACAATAAAAAATAAGACTGAAAGATATGATGAATATTATTGGGAAAATCCAAATACAAAACAAACAGCTAGAAAAATAGCATTTTATAAATATTTTGAACCACTCAATGTTATTATTGGTACAGGTGAATATATAGAAGATTTTGAGAAAACTGTTCAAAAACAAGCTTTAGAATACATAAATATGATTAGATTTAAAGATGGTGGATATGTTTTTGTTATGGATCATAATGGAAAGCTTTTATCTCATCCAAATATAAGTTTGATGGGTAAAAGTTATACTGATAGATACTATTTAGAAACTTCAAATGAATATAATAGATTTAAAAATAAAGATGAAGGTTTTTATACATTCTTTCAAAAAGACAAACTTGACAAAGTTAGAAAAAAGTTAAGTTATTTAAAAAATGTTTATAATTGGAATTGGACTATAGGAGCTGGATTTTATGAAGATGAAGTTGTAAGTAGTATTGAGAAATTACAGGAAAAGAATGAACAATTATATAGTTCATATATTAAAAAAATGTCTTTTATTTTATTTATTTTAATATTTGGATTAGTATCTATTTCTTTATATCTTTCAAGGTATTTAGAAAAAACATTAAAAGAATATAAAAAAGAATTAGAGTTAAAGCAATCTTTATTGTACCAAAAAACAAAAATGGAAAGTATGGGAGAAATGATAGGAAATATTGCACATCAGTGGCGACAACCTTTATCTATTATAATTACTTCTTCAAGTGCTATGAAAATACAAAAAGAGATGAATATTCTTAGTGATGAAATGTTTTTTGAATTTACATCTAAAATAAATAATTCTGCGAATCATCTGTCGCAAACTATAGATGATTTTAAAGATTTTTTTAAGCCAAATAGAATAAAAAGTAAATTTTTTATAAAAGATAGTTTTAATAAGGCATTTGATTTGATATCTGTTCAATTTAATAAGCAAAATATTAATATTATAAAAAATATTGATGATATTGAAATAGTTTCATTTGAAAACCAGTTGATTCAAGCTTTTATAAATATTTTAAATAATTCTAGAGATGAACTTATTAAAAAAGAAGATGATAGATATATCTTTGTCGATGTAAAAGAAATTGATGGTGAAATAATAATATCAATAAAAGATAATGCTGGTGGAATAAAAATTGATCATATAAATAGAATTTTTGAACCATATTTTAGTACAAAAACAAATCTTGATGGTACTGGAATAGGTCTTTATATGACAAGAGATATTGTTGAAAAACAGTTAAATGGTATTATATATGCTGAAAATATAAATTTTGAATTTGAAGATAAAAGTTTTATAGGTGCTAATTTTATAATAAGATTAAAAGTTTAG
- a CDS encoding NADPH-dependent FMN reductase: protein MSKIGIIVASSNNNYKLAVQIQDIATQLHYETEIINLVNYNLPLYNTLEEDKNGIPESVLDLATKIMDLKAFIIVAPEYNGVMPPVLNNAMAWTSRATKNWRDAFNDKVLALATHSGGGGQKGLQAMRIMFQHLGANILAREILTNYEKGLNEDSAKAILQNLVKLSNA from the coding sequence ATGTCAAAAATAGGAATAATAGTAGCTAGTTCAAATAATAATTATAAATTAGCAGTTCAAATACAAGATATTGCAACACAGTTACATTATGAAACTGAAATAATAAATTTAGTAAATTATAACTTACCTCTTTACAATACACTTGAAGAAGATAAAAATGGAATTCCAGAATCTGTTTTAGATTTGGCTACAAAAATAATGGATTTAAAAGCATTTATTATAGTTGCACCAGAATATAATGGTGTTATGCCTCCAGTTTTAAATAATGCTATGGCTTGGACTTCAAGAGCTACAAAAAACTGGCGAGATGCTTTTAATGATAAAGTTTTAGCACTTGCAACTCATAGTGGTGGCGGTGGTCAAAAAGGATTACAAGCTATGAGAATTATGTTTCAACATTTAGGAGCAAATATTTTAGCTAGAGAAATTCTAACAAATTATGAAAAAGGTCTAAATGAAGACTCAGCAAAAGCTATATTACAAAACTTAGTTAAACTTTCAAACGCTTAA